Proteins encoded together in one Juglans regia cultivar Chandler chromosome 9, Walnut 2.0, whole genome shotgun sequence window:
- the LOC108997125 gene encoding lysophospholipid acyltransferase 1-like: MDLDMGSMAAAIGVSVSVLRFLLCFAVTIPVSFLWRFVPGRVGKHLYSAFSGAVLSYLSFGFSSNLHFLVPMLLGYASMVLFRSRCGIITFFLGFGYLIGCHVYYMSGDAWKEGGIDGTGALMVLTLKAISCAINYNDGLLKEEGLREAQKKNRLIELPSLIEYFGYCLCCGSHFAGPVFEIKDYLDWTEGKGIWSHSEKGPSPSPYWATVRALVQAAFCMALYLYLVPQFPLSRFTDPIYQEWGFWKRMFYQYMSGFTARWKYYFIWSISEASIIISGLGFSGWTESSPPKPRWDRAINVDILGVELAKSAVELPLVWNIQVSTWLRHYVYERLVQKGKKPGFFQLLATQTVSAVWHGLYPGYIIFFVQSALMIAGSKVIFRWQQAVSGLIKKLMVFLNFAFTLLVLNYSCVGFMVLSLHETLASYGSVYFVGTILPIVLILLGNIIRPAKPVRSKAGKEQ, from the exons ATGGACCTGGACATGGGATCCATGGCTGCCGCGATCGGGGTGTCGGTCTCGGTGCTCCGGTTCCTCCTCTGCTTCGCGGTCACCATACCCGTCAGCTTTCTCTGGAGGTTCGTCCCGGGTCGAGTAGGCAAGCACCTTTACTCGGCCTTCTCCGGCGCTGTGCTCTCCTACCTTTCATTCGGATTCTCTTCCAATCTGCATTTTTTGGTCCCCATGCTGTTGGGGTACGCTTCCATGGTCCTATTTCGCTCCCGGTGTGGCATCATCACGTTCTTCCTGGGATTCGGCTATCTTATTGGCTG CCACGTGTATTATATGAGCGGTGATGCATGGAAGGAAGGAGGTATTGATGGCACTG GAGCATTGATGGTGTTAACTCTAAAAGCCATTTCGTGTGCAATAAATTACAATGACGGGCTGTTAAAAGAGGAAGGCTTGCGTGAGGCTCAGAAGAAAAATAGGTTGATTGAGTTGCCCTCATTGATCGAGTACTTCGGTTACTGCCTCTGCTGTGGTAGTCACTTTGCTGGTCCAGTATTTGAAATAAAGGATTATCTTGACTGGACCGAAGGAAAGGGG ATTTGGAGCCATTCAGAGAAAGGACCGTCGCCATCACCATATTGGGCCACAGTTAGAGCCCTTGTTCAAGCTGCTTTTTGCATGGCCTTGTATCTGTACCTGGTACCTCAGTTTCCTTTGTCCCGGTTTACCGATCCCATATACCAAGAATGGGGATTCTGGAAACGGATGTTTTACCAGTACATGTCTGGCTTTACAGCACGCTGGAAATATTACTTCATCTGGTCAATTTCAGAGGCCTCTATCATTATTTCTGGCCTGGGTTTCAGTGGCTGGACTGAATCATCTCCGCCAAAGCCCCGCTGGGATCGTGCCATAAATGTTGACATTCTAGGTGTTGAGTTGGCAAAGAGTGCAGTGGAGCTGCCACTTGTGTGGAATATTCAAGTCAGCACCTGGCTGCGTCATT ATGTTTATGAGAGACTCGTTCAGAAGGGGAAAAAGCCTGGTTTCTTTCAGTTGCTGGCTACACAGACTGTCAGTGCTGTTTGGCAT GGATTATATCCTGGGTACATCATCTTCTTTGTTCAGTCAGCATTGATGATTGCTGGTTCAAAAG TCATTTTCAGGTGGCAGCAAGCTGTGTCTGGTCTGATTAAGAAGCTAAtggtgtttttaaactttgcTTTCACACTTTTGGTTCTGAACTACTCCTGTGTTGGTTTCATG GTATTAAGTCTGCACGAAACACTTGCATCATATGGAAGTGTATATTTTGTTGGAACCATTCTTCCCATAGTATTGATCCTCCTTGGTAACATAATTAGACCTGCAAAGCCGGTCAGATCTAAAGCTGGGAAAGAACAGTGA
- the LOC108997012 gene encoding BAG family molecular chaperone regulator 1-like encodes MNPTNSKIDSMFSLSKKNSVGDGAGQSVAKLEIRPGGMLVQKRDLNQNSVSIPTIKVRVKYGSSFHDIRISSQASFGELKKMLAEPTGLHPQDQKLIFKNKERSSKAYLDAERVRDGSKIVLVEDIVSRERRCLEMLKNAKVEKASKSLAEISLEVDKLAGQLTALETTASRGGEVSEMDVDNLTEMFMEKLVKLDGIVAEGDLKMPRRVQVGRVQKHIETLDALKLKNSKPRSSGDKSPCQPQADSSRQQSMPMPIQQVQLRQREPTGKMPMLLQKPEWHSESIVVTTQWETFD; translated from the exons ATGAATCCAACAAATTCAAAGATTGACAGCATGTTTTCGCTATCCAAAAAGAATTCTGTCGGCGATGGAGCCGGACAGAGTGTTGCAAAATTGGAAATTAGGCCAGGAGGAATGTTGGTTCAGAAGCGGGATTTGAATCAAAATTCTGTATCAATACCAACCATTAAAGTTCGAGTGAAGTATGGCTCTTCGTTTCACGATATTCGTATTAGTTCCCAAGCCAGCTTTG gggaattgaagaaaatgttggCAGAACCCACTGGCTTGCACCCTCAGGATCAGAAGCTGATATTCAAGAACAAGGAGAGAAGTTCCAAAGCCTATCTTGATGCAGAAAGAGTTAGAGATGGATCAAAAATAGTTCTTGTTGAGGACATTGTAAGCAGGGAAAGAAGGTGCCTAGAGATGTTAAAAAATGCGAAAGTTGAGAAGGCCTCAAAATCCTTGGCGGAAATCAGTTTGGAAGTGGATAAACTTGCTGGGCAG CTCACTGCTTTGGAAACAACAGCTTCTAGAGGCGGGGAAGTCTCGGAAATGGATGTAGACAATTTGACTGAAATGTTCATGGAAAAATTAGTTAAGTTGGATGGAATTGTTGCTGAGGGAGACCTAAAAATGCCGAGAAGGGTGCAg GTGGGGAGAGTCCAGAAGCACATTGAAACTCTTGATGCATTGAAGTTGAAAAATTCCAAACCCAGAAGTAGTGGAGATAAAAGCCCATGTCAGCCACAAGCAGATTCATCCAGGCAACAGTCTATGCCAATGCCAATACAGCAGGTACAACTGAGGCAGAGGGAGCCTACAGGGAAAATGCCAATGCTGCTGCAGAAACCTGAGTGGCATTCTGAGTCAATTGTGGTAACAACACAATGGGAAACCTTTGATTAA